AGATTATCCCTGGTGCCAGAAGGGGATCTTAGCCCCGGAAAGCTAATGTGCCCCCAGTTTCAAGCGGGAACTTCACTCCGGAGAGCCAGCTACAGCCCCAGTCTCAGACAATGGCTCCATTCCCCGGGAGACTATGCGTAATGCCTGCCCAAACCTAGCTGGATTATGAGAACCCGCGTGGCTGGGCGGGCTCGTCGCTTCTGGTTTTACCCCTTATTCGCCCCGCCCCACATACTCCGCCCCCACTGCGGACGCTTGAGGGCCAGACCGCTCTTCCCGGCATGCATTGCCTGGGACGGGGCAAGTCGGGCGCCAAGCGCCTGGCCGGAGCCGCCTTCCCGGAGTCCTTTGCGCGGCACCTGGCGACAAAATGGCTGCCCGAGGGAGACGGGCGGAGCCTCCGGGCCGGGAGGCGCCGGGccccgcgggcggcggcggcgtcgGGAGCCGATGGGCTGAGTCTGGGCCCGGGACGTCGCCCGAGAGCGGGGACGAGGAAGCGTCGGGCGCGGGTTCTAGCCCGGTGTCGGGCGGTGTGAACTTGTTCGCCAACGACGGCAGCTTCCTGGAGCTGTTCAAGCGGAAGATGGAGGAGGAGCAGCGGCAGCGGCAGGAGGAGCCGCCCCCGGGCCCGCCGCGACCCGACCagcctgccgccgccgccgccgcgggccCTGGGGATCTGAAGAGGAAGGGCGGCCCGGGCCCCACGCTCAGCTTCGTAAGGAgccgcgggggtgggggcgggcgcCAGGGCCTGCCTTGGCAGAGGGATTCGGGGCCCGAGAAAGGGGATCGGGATCGGGGTCCACCCTCCAGCCCAGATGAGGGGGCTGTTCGGGTCGCCCGCTAAGGATCCGGAAACTGGATTCTCGACGAGaggtttggggggcgggggtggggaccCCCGGAGCCCGCCCGCGGGGGCCGGGAACCAGGGAATTGCATTCGAAACAGCACTCCGTGGAGGGGGAAATCAGGATCCCGGGATTCCTATTTGAGTGGTACTTGAACTTGGATAATGGGACCATCTTCCACTATGGGGAAGGGGGGGCAAATTCAA
This DNA window, taken from Neofelis nebulosa isolate mNeoNeb1 chromosome 4, mNeoNeb1.pri, whole genome shotgun sequence, encodes the following:
- the TRIR gene encoding telomerase RNA component interacting RNase isoform X1 yields the protein MAARGRRAEPPGREAPGPAGGGGVGSRWAESGPGTSPESGDEEASGAGSSPVSGGVNLFANDGSFLELFKRKMEEEQRQRQEEPPPGPPRPDQPAAAAAAGPGDLKRKGGPGPTLSFVGKRRGGNKLALKTGIVAKKQKTEDEVLTSKGDAWAKYMAEVKKYKAHQCGDDDKTRPLVK
- the TRIR gene encoding telomerase RNA component interacting RNase isoform X2 produces the protein MAARGRRAEPPGREAPGPAGGGGVGSRWAESGPGTSPESGDEEASGAGSSPVSGGVNLFANDGSFLELFKRKMEEEQRQRQEEPPPGPPRPDQPAAAAAAGPGDLKRKGGGQAQRREQTSPQDGNSSQEAEDGG